The following DNA comes from Sinorhizobium mexicanum.
GGATTCCCCGAGCACACGGGACCCGGCACCCGCGACGAACAGCAATTCCTCCTCGATCAGCGCCGTCGCGGCAAGCCCGGGACGGTTCTCGAACTCATAGGCAAGCGCAATATCGAGCTCGCCGCGCATGAGCGCGTCGATCAGGATGAAGCTCAACTCCTCGACGACGCGGAACGAAACGTCCGGGATCTCGTCGCGGGCGGCAAGGAGGAGTTCCGGGCCGATCAACGCCTGGATGCTGGGCGTAACGCCGAGATTGACAACCTCTCGCCTCGCCGCCCCATGCGCCATCACCTCCCGGCGCGCCTCCTCGACGGAACTGAGAATGGCAAGCGCATGCCGGTGCAAGACTTCCCCCGGCTCGGTCAGCGAAATCCCGCGCGAATGGCGAACCAGAAGCCGGACGCCGAGCGATTCTTCCAGATGCCTGATCTGCTGGCCGAGCGCCGTCTGCGCGACATTCATGCTCTGTGACGCCCGGGTGATATTCCCGGTCTCGACCACCTTCACGAAATAACGAAGCTGCCTGAGATTAATGGTCTCCTCCCAAATCCACGGCCCGCGGCGATTCTACCGTTCGCGGTGCCGAGCATGCAACGGCGTTCTAGGTTTCGACCTACGGCCACGACTGGTCAAGCTTGGTGCGGCGAAGCAGCGATGATTGCTTGGTCAGCGGTTTGGATGATTTCTACCATGATCTCCCACGCCAACGAGGAAGATGACTATGGCCACTGATCGCTGCGGCGGCCAGCGGGACCAGACGAAACTCTATCCTCGGCGCCGTCTTCGATGAAATTGCATTGGAGCGGGTGAGCTCGGGGCGTCGAGCTTGAGGCTCAGGTTCTCACGGGCCTCGCTGGAGCGCTACAGCGCCGCGCGTCTTGTCGCATGCGCAACGGACGCTGTAGCACTTTGAATTGCTGCATGTTTTGGTAAATCGGCTACGATTTAGGAGACATGCAGTAGAACCAGGCGACGCCGACCTCGGCGCCGCGGTGGCTGGGGACTATGCAGAGTTTCCGGGCCTTAACGCCCGGAGTCACGGTCGCGCCGGGCTTCAGGGCTTGGCTGGGGTGCCTAGGGGGCCGACGTACTGCTCCAACGGATTCAGTTCCAGGGGCGTCCTGAATTGGGCATGGCAGCTCTCGCATTGAGCCTCGAGGTCTTCCACGATCGGCAGCGCATTTGCACGCTTTTCCAGCGACGCCTTGAACATGGTCTCCGACGCCTGCTTGGCCATTGCGTTGAAAGTCTCCCAATCTTCCCACACAGTCGGCAGTGCAAGGCTGGCGCCCGCCGGATCGGCGGCTTCGGCCTCCGGCGTCCATGGATTGGGCTTGGCGCGGTAGAGGTTGGGAAACGCCGTCATCATTGCGCCCATTGCCTCGAGTCGAGCCTTGAACTCAACCCCGTCCCATTCAAGATAACCGTCGAGCATCTCATGCAGCACGTCGTTGTTGGTGCCAATGGCGTCCATCAGCTCCCTTCTTGCGGTCAAGGCATCACCGGTTGGGGTCAGCGCTACCATGTCAGGGGTGGGAACGGTGGCATCCTGCGCTAGAGTCCCGCCGAGGCCCACTGCCAGAGCCGCAACAACGGTCGTAACCAGAACAGATTTCCTCATCATACACCTCCTGCATCATCTGATGACGAGGATGATGGCGAAGTACCCCTTGGGCCTCCTCCCCCCATCTCCGGCATTTTTCTAGAGCAGGTTTGTCGGGCATGTAAAATGTTCAAAAGTTTCGGAAACCGTACAAAAAGTTATACCAAGACACATTGATCAGAACCTTTGAGCCCAGCAGCGTAAGCCGAGGGACAATATGCGCCGGGATTGATCGACCAATCTGGTCCAGGAATCCCAGCATTGATCGACAATTCCATCGTGAAGTAAAGATGCGGTTCGACAGCCAGTTATCGGCATGAACTGCCAGACATTCTCCCGCGCATTGAGCAGAGCGCGACAGTCGACGATGCGGCGGTCGAGGAGTTTCTGGCGGCGGCAGTTTGGGAAATCCCGGTCGGGAACTTCACCGGCTCGTAGGCATCGACGCGACGCGGAGGGATGCCGTGAAGCGCTGGCTTGCCGAGCGGCTGACAGCGGGATTTGAGATCTTCCCGGCTCTGGCGCTCTATCACGTCCATCCCGGCACCGGCCGCTCGGGCCGAAACGACAATCCTTAGGTTTTCCAAAAGATTTCTAGTTTTCTATAGAAAACCGCCCCGTAACCATTTGATTTTGCGAGAAATTGGTGGGCCCGGAGGGACTCGAACCCCCAACCAAGCGGTTATGAGCCGCCGGCTCTAACCATTGAGCTACAGGCCCTTGCCGGTCATCTGCCGGTTGACCGCGAACCAATGGTAATTCGCGGGTCGCAATGGCTCTAGCGGAAAACCTTTTTGACGACAAGCCATTGCCGCAATGCCTACACAATCGATAAGCAAGAGTTCGGCATAAAACAACCGGAGAGAAATAACCATGATTTCTACACGCATCGCCCGCACGGTTCATGTCGCTGCCATGGCCGCTGCCTTTGCCGGCGCTTTTGCGGCTGCCGCTGTGGCGGACGATAGCAATGGCAACAAGAGCGGCAACGCGCGCCCTGAAGGTGTGCGGGGCCGGCAGGCGCTGATTAAGGTCTCCGGTGAGGGCCGCGCAACCGCAGCGCCAGACATGGCGATCGTCCAATTGAGCGTCGTCAAGGACGCGAAGACCGCGCGCGAGGCGCTCGATGCCAACAACAAAGCGATGGCGGAGGTACTCTCGGCACTCAAGCAAGGCGGCATTGCCGAGCGCGACCTGCAGACCAGCGGCTTCGCCATCAACCCGCAATACAACTACCCGCAGGGCAACGACGGCACCAACCGGCCGCCGGAACTCGTCGGCTATCAGGTCGTCAACGGCGTAACCGTGCGCGTGCGCGATCTGAGCAAGCTCGGCGAGGTCCTCGACAAATCCGTGTCCCTCGGCATCAACCAGGGTGGCGGCATCGAATTCACCAAGGACAAGCCCGACGAGGTGATCACCGAGGCCCGCAAAGCCGCAGTGTCCGACGCGATCGTCAAGGCGAAGGTGCTGGCGGAGGCAGCCGGCGTCTCGCTCGGTCGACTGATCGAGATTTCGGAACAGGCTTCCCGCCCGGAACCGGTTCCGATGGTGCGCAGCATGGCCAAGGAATTCGCCGCCGATGCCGTTCCGATCGCGACCGGCGAAAACGCCTACAACGTCACCGTCAACGTGACCTTCGCCATCGAGCAGTGATGCGCGTGGCTGCTGCCTGTTTCCCTAAATCAGCGCCGATCTTGGGATAAGAACATGCAGCAGCTCAAAGTATCGCCGCGACCTGTGCGCGTCTGATAATACGGGCGGCGCTGTAGGCGGAGCGTTCCGCCCGAACCTCAAAGCGATACTTCGCGAAAAGTAACAGACAAAGCCCCGGCGAATTGCATCGCGAGGGGCTTTTCGAATCAAAAGCCCCTCACGGTTTCCCGTGAGGGGCGCATGTCCGTCGGCCGGGGGAGACGAGACGGAAAAACCGGCAGCTTACCAGCGGCCAATCACCGGGCATCCGCGCACATTGGCGAAGATGATCGCCTGGCGGTCACCATGACGGCGGCCCTCGACGATGACCTGGCGCCGCGCGACATTGGCGACATGGGCCCGGCGCAGACCGCGATCACGGGCCTTTTCGACGGCAAGCCACGGGTCGCAACGGCCGCGGCGCTCACCGTCCCAGCGGGGGCGATCCCGGCGCCAGTCGCGATCGTAGTCACGGTATTGGACGCTCTGCGGCGAGCCGAACTCGAATATCACCGATTCAGCGGAAGCCGTGGTGGCTGCACCGGCAAGACCGGTCAGCCCGATGACGGCAGCAACCGCGGCATTGATGAGGAATTTTTTCATGACTTTCTCCGGTATAGCGAAGGGTTCAAAACTGGCGATTACCGCTCTCGACGATTGAGCCAACCATAGTCCGAATAAACTGAACGCTACCGGAACCCTCCGTTCATGCAGTGTTCAGGTTGATGAATCCCGCATGGACGGAACGGCAAGCAAAGCGATTCGTTCCCTTCCGACCGCGCCGCATTCCTCCGCCCCGGATCCGATCCAAGGAGAAAAACACCTACCGCATGTCTCCTTGAACCTATCTCGATCAAGGAGAAAGACATGCAGCAATTCAAAGCGTTACAGCGACCTTTGCGCGTCCGATAAGGCGCGTGGCGCTGCAGACATCCGGCATGTTAGGGGGAGAGGCGGCTCAACCTTCCAGTTCGCGCTCGAAGATACGGAGATTGCGATAGTGGCTGAGGCGCGTGATAGCGCCATCCTCGATTTCGAAGATGAAAACGCTCGGAATCGCGTAGCTCTGGCCCGAAGCCGTTGGAAAGCCCGACATGGTCTTGCGATAGGTGCCGCGCGCAGTCATGTCGGCGGCGACCCGCTGCCCGAACGCATCATGCATCAGCACGATATCGCTGAACGTCTCATCGAAATGGTGCAGATACGTCATGATCCAGGCCCTCAACGGACCGACGCCCACGGTTCGCTGGCCGGTCAGCGAATCAAGCGCGACGTCCTCATCGACGAGCCGGGAAAGCGCGTCGAAATCGCGACTGTTGACGGCCTCGATGAAACGGCTGGCGATGGTCTGGGCGTCTTTCATCGTCCGTTCCCGGAGCTGTGATCCCTCAACTCTACCGCAGAATGGTCGGCCGGAGCAGAACTCAATTGAGCGCCGATCACGCGCCAAGGTGCAACACGATTTCGCGTCGGTGCGGGCGATCGCGATGCTCGAACAGATAGATCCCCTGCCAGGTGCCGAGCATCAGGCGCCCACCGCTGACCGGGATGCCTATCGAGACCTGATTGAGTGCCGCCTTGATATGCGCCGGCATATCGTCCGGTCCCTCCTGGGTGTGCGCAATCCAGCGCATGGAAGAATCGGAGGATGGCGGCACCAGGCGACCGAAGAACTCATTGAGATCGCGTTTCACATCCGGGTCGGCGTTTTCCTGGATGAGCAGGGATGCAGAGGTATGACAGACGAACACGGTGAGAAGCCCCTCCGCGACGCCTGATTGCCGCACGAAATCGGCGGCCGCATCGGTGAACTCGTAGAGTCCCTGTCCACGGGTTGCGATGGTGATAACGGTCTGCGGCATTGCGGCCCTTCTCGTTTGCTACAGCGTCCTTGAATGAATCAATTTAGAAAAAATATCCAACAGGTCAAAATCCGGGACAGCCCACGCGGGAACGAAGAGAGCGCGAGGGCCGCGTCTTGCCAGGTAGAGCGGCACGGCCCCCCTGCCCGCTATAGCTCCAGAAACGGCTCGAAGCCTCCATAAATCATCCGCTTGCCATCGAAGATGGACTTCCACTCATCTCCCTGAAGCCGCGGATCGGCCATGACCTTGGCGACGATCGCATCACGATCCTGGCGCGACCGGTAGACGACCCAGGAGAAGACCACCGTCTCGTCCTCTTTCGCCTGCACGGCGCGTGGAAAGGACGTCAATTCTCCATAGGGCACGTCGTCGGCCAGGCACTCGACGTAGTTGAGCGCACCGTGTTCCTTCCAGACCTCGCCCGCCCGGCGTGCGAGCGCCTTGTAGTCCTCGACCTTCTCCTTGGGCACCG
Coding sequences within:
- a CDS encoding LysR family transcriptional regulator, whose translation is MWEETINLRQLRYFVKVVETGNITRASQSMNVAQTALGQQIRHLEESLGVRLLVRHSRGISLTEPGEVLHRHALAILSSVEEARREVMAHGAARREVVNLGVTPSIQALIGPELLLAARDEIPDVSFRVVEELSFILIDALMRGELDIALAYEFENRPGLAATALIEEELLFVAGAGSRVLGESISFEEAIRTDLALVSDRDIVWRLIHDVAGRQKLPVNVAFEVQSMPAIKTLVARGAATSVVPYGVVAEEIQQGLIVACPIRQPSIKRTLFLNRMSDAVSFVHETALLAFLDRMIGRLAERMGPYGSLIGSVLPRRHGEVEP
- a CDS encoding cytochrome c, translating into MRKSVLVTTVVAALAVGLGGTLAQDATVPTPDMVALTPTGDALTARRELMDAIGTNNDVLHEMLDGYLEWDGVEFKARLEAMGAMMTAFPNLYRAKPNPWTPEAEAADPAGASLALPTVWEDWETFNAMAKQASETMFKASLEKRANALPIVEDLEAQCESCHAQFRTPLELNPLEQYVGPLGTPAKP
- a CDS encoding SIMPL domain-containing protein: MISTRIARTVHVAAMAAAFAGAFAAAAVADDSNGNKSGNARPEGVRGRQALIKVSGEGRATAAPDMAIVQLSVVKDAKTAREALDANNKAMAEVLSALKQGGIAERDLQTSGFAINPQYNYPQGNDGTNRPPELVGYQVVNGVTVRVRDLSKLGEVLDKSVSLGINQGGGIEFTKDKPDEVITEARKAAVSDAIVKAKVLAEAAGVSLGRLIEISEQASRPEPVPMVRSMAKEFAADAVPIATGENAYNVTVNVTFAIEQ
- a CDS encoding ketosteroid isomerase-related protein; the encoded protein is MKDAQTIASRFIEAVNSRDFDALSRLVDEDVALDSLTGQRTVGVGPLRAWIMTYLHHFDETFSDIVLMHDAFGQRVAADMTARGTYRKTMSGFPTASGQSYAIPSVFIFEIEDGAITRLSHYRNLRIFERELEG
- a CDS encoding secondary thiamine-phosphate synthase enzyme YjbQ codes for the protein MPQTVITIATRGQGLYEFTDAAADFVRQSGVAEGLLTVFVCHTSASLLIQENADPDVKRDLNEFFGRLVPPSSDSSMRWIAHTQEGPDDMPAHIKAALNQVSIGIPVSGGRLMLGTWQGIYLFEHRDRPHRREIVLHLGA
- a CDS encoding DUF1428 domain-containing protein, yielding MAYVDGFLVAVPKEKVEDYKALARRAGEVWKEHGALNYVECLADDVPYGELTSFPRAVQAKEDETVVFSWVVYRSRQDRDAIVAKVMADPRLQGDEWKSIFDGKRMIYGGFEPFLEL